The genomic stretch TCGGTCCAGTCGATGCGGCCATACAGGCCGTCCTCCCGCCACTCCAGTGAGCGAGGGTCCACCCAACCGGCCGCCGGGGCCGGCTTGCCGTTGACCTCCGACAGCAGAATCTGGTGCTCGTAGTCGATGGCGATGTCGGTGCTGCGGCTGGACGCCTTGCGGATCACGGCCTGGGCGCCGGCTTCATCCAGCACCCACGGCCCCTGGCCCGCCATGGAGCCCCGGGGCGCATCAAAGCGGCCGGCAGGGATCAGCCGGGTCTTGTCGTCGGCCAGCCGCACTTCCAGGGCGCACACCGCAATGGGTTGGCGGGTGGTGGCCTGGCTGCAGGCTGCAAGGGTCTGGGTGTTCACTGCGTGTCGGTTCATGGGGCCAGATTGCCGGCCCCGGGGTGGAGTCAGGATATAAAGCGGTTTGGTAGTTTTTGAGGTGTGGGTGGGCGCTTCGCGCAACCGTGGGTCAGACTGTCGGATCGGATGGCCCGCTGGAGGAAATCTAACGCGGGTCTAACGGGCCTTTCGGGGTTTTCTGGTGCCATCGCCCCGGGTGGGCTTTCTGAGTCGCTGTAGCGGCTCTGAGGGCGTTGCTTAATTCAAACCCAGGGGGTGGCCCATGAAATCGAGCAGGGTCTGCACGGCAGCACGCTCATCATCCGGTGACAGGCCCAGCCAGGGGCGGGCCGGAATACCGCGCTCATCGTCACCGAACTGGTGGGTAGCTGCGTACACCCGATCGCTGCCGTACTCGAGCTGGTCCGCATCGGCCCGGTAGCGCTGAGTGTCTCGCAGATAGGTGTTCAATACCAGGATCTCATCCTTGCGGCGCTTCTTCCGTTTGCGGTAGGCCTCGCTCAGGGGCTCCCACGGTTCGCCTTCCGGGCTCTCCTGGGCGTCGAACCGGTCGCGGTGGCTCAGCAGCAGGTCTTCGCCGATGGCCTCGAACGCGGGGCGGGCGTTGCCGCCCCGGTCGGCCAGCGCCTGCAGGGCTCGCTCCAGCCGCTCGGTCTCGATGCGCCATTGCAGGTTCACCCCGGCCATCAGTCGTCCTCACCCCGGCGGTACAGCCGCACGCCCTGGCGCAGGCGCTGCAGCTCGGCGTTGTCTTCTCCGGTGGCGGTGGTACCCGCCCAGCCATCGCGGCCCCACTCAAAGATGGCCACGGCCACGCCCTCATCACCTGGCAGCGCAAAACGGGCCAGGTAACGCCGGCGCAACACCGCCCGCTGGTCATCGCCGGGCAGCTCGGCCGCCACCCAGATCTCGTCCGGATCGCGCAGCGCCTCGGCCAGCACGCCCAGGTATCGGCGGTCGGTGCCGGCCGGCAACTGCCAGGCATCGTCAGCGGCCTGGAACAGCGCCTCGCTGATGGGCAGAGGCTCACCAACGGCGTCATCAAAGCGCACGGGTTCACCACCACGGCGGGCACCGAACACACCGAGGAATCGGTCCACGGCGGCCGTGTCGCTCTCCGCCTGGTCCGGCAGATCAACGCCAAAGCGGCGGGGCCCGGGCATCGGGTCAGTCGCTGGCCGGGGCGGGAATGGCCCGCGTGTGCCGCGTAACGGGCCGTCCAGTTGCGGCGGGGTTACGCTGCGCACCCGATCGGCACCCGGGCGGTGCTCAAAGCCGGGGTCGATACCCTTCGGTACACGCACGGTGCGTGGGCTGGGGCCATTGGCCCCCACCACTTTCTCCTCCCACTCGATCTCCGGGCCCTGGTCCAGCACGGTGTAGCCCCGGCGCTCGGCCTCGGCCCGGCTGATCATGTACTTCTTGCAGGTGCAGCCCCAGCCATTCTTCGGGCTCCACACACCCCACCAGGGATCGTCCAGCGGCACCACCTTGCCATCGTTGGCCAGGTGTTCCGGGCGGGGGTTCTCGCTGCCGCCGTGGCGGTAGAGCCCGAACGGCCGCAGGCGGCGCAGCTCCGGGTCCGCCATCTGCGCTTCACGTCCGGCGTTGTAGCTCTGCATCAGGTTGGTTTCGTAGATCACCCGCGTGCGCCAGCCCCGGGAGCCGTTGTAGCTCCAGCCGTGGCGCTCCACGATCTGGTCGAAGTCCTTGCGGAAGTCCTGCAGGGTGGTGCCGTTCTCGATGGCCTTGAGCACCGAGCGCTGGAAGTCCTCCACGATGGCCATGCGATTGGCACCAGCGACCATGAAGGCGTGATCGTTCTCGCGGCCGTAGATGTCGGTCCAGGCGCGGGTGGGCACGGCCACCTTCTCGCGCAGGTACTCGATCTGTTCCCGGAACGGCAGGTTGCCATAGCGCACGGCCATCAGCGCACCTCATCCAGCAGGTCGGCACGACCGGCCAGCTGGGCGGCGGCCAGGGCATCGCCCATCACCTCCGCCAGGTTGCCGATCGGCAGGCTCGCCGACAGCTCCACCAGGCGGTCGCGCAGGTCTTCCAGACTCTCGGCCTGTTCCACCGCCTGGCGAATGGCTTCCACCTGGGCGGTCTCGGCCTCGGCGGCGGCTTTGGCCAGAGTCTCCAACTGTGCGGCCTGCTCCTCGCCATCCAGGTTGGGCTCGTCCTGGCGCAGGGCTGCTATCGGTTGCGGGGTGTCGGGTTGGGCCGTCAGTGCCTGGCGCAGCACACTCAGGCCAGGGGCCTCCGGCTTCTGTTTCGGCTGCAGCACTTCGTCGTCGTCAGCCGCTCGGGGAATGCCGGTGCGCTCATGCAGCCACCAGGTGGGGATGCGCGCACCCATGTCGACAAACACCGGCAATGACTCCGACAGCGTCTTGTAGTCCTCGGTCTCGCCCATGTCGAGGTAGAAGCGCGGGGCCCGGTTGACCTTCTCGATGCCGTAGTTCAGGCAGGCCATCGGCCACAGAATATCCCGGCGAATGGTGCCGGCGTACTGGCGCACGTCGGAACGGATCAGGCTGGCCTGGCCGCGCTCATGAACATTACCCAGAGCATTGGTGTTGGTGCCTTCGCCCGTGCCGCTGGTGAGCGTGCCGCCCAGGATGGCCTTGGCCTTGGCGCGCTCGCACCAGTTCATCATGGCCACGTACACATCGGCCCGGCCCTGGGCCGCTTCCAGGAAGTCGATGGCCATGCCTTCGGGGATGATGCCGGCAGCGTTCTGGCCCAGGGTGACCACCGCCCGCAACAGGGTGGCTTTTTCCTTGTCGGAGGCGTTGCGGGGGTACTTGCCCACCCGCGCCGGCATGCCGTAGATCTCCAGCAGCTGGGCCAGGTCGCCCAGGGCGTAGTTCTGGAACAGGTACGGCCACACCAGCATGCGGTGCAGGCCGCTGCGGGCGATGTAGCCGGGCTTGGCCTTGTGCCGGTGCTGAACCCAGCCCAGTGGCCATAGTGGTGCACCGGTCAGGCTCATGTCACGCAGGGTGAGCTGGTTCTGGTCATCCGGGTGCAGGCGGAACCAAGACTGCGGCCGCAGCTGCGGCTGCTCGATGTAGCGCAGGCTGCCATCACGGCCCCAGGACAACTCCAAATTGGAAAAGCCATGGCCGATGGCGGAGCCCATGTCCAGGATCAGGTCTTCCACTTCCAGCGAGCTGAAAACCTCGGCGGCGTGCTCGGCGGCCTTACGCTCGGCGCTGCTCGCACCATCCGGCGGCACAATCTGCCACTCCAGTTCGGCGGCCAGCTGCCGGCGCTTGCCCAGATCCGCACCGATCTGGGGGTCTTTCTCTTCCATGTCCTCGAACAGTTCGTGCTGGGCCTTGGGATCGCCGTGCTCGGCGGCTTCCAGGATCTCGTACAGCCTGGCCGGGGTCAGCCCCTTGGTGGGGTGCTCCGCAAACTCCCGGCGCAGGATGCCCACGCGGGCCTCCTGGGTCTGCTGTTCTTCCAGGGCCTTGCCCAGGTCTTCCTTGCCTTCGCCGTCATCGCCAAACAGGCGGCCGGCCAGGCGTTTCAGTCCGTTCACCATGCACCACCTCCAATGCCAAAGCCGGATAGATTCAAATTGTCCCCGTCGTCATCGTTGTGGCTGCCCGGGCGGGGTGCCGGGGTGAATTCGATTTCCACGCCGTCCATATCGGAGGCGCTGTCGGCCAGCACGATGGCCATGGCGGCGTCACCGTGGCGGGTGCCGGCCTTGTTGGTCTTGCCCTCCGGCAGTCGGGCCACACCGCGCACCAGGGTAAAGGCGCGGTAGTCTTCCAGCAGCTCGTCACTCTTAGGGATGGTAATGCCGCCATCCTCAAACCGGGCCTTGTGCTTGGGCATGCGCTCGCGGTACCAGTTTTCGGTGGCCATCACCTGGTCCACCAGTGAGCCCCACTCATCCCGGGCGGCCTCGCCCAGGTAACTGCCGTTGCCCCGGCTGTCGATGGCCACGCCGCACAGCCTGGGCAGGCCGTTGCCAACGGCGAACAGCACCTGTTCCTGCTGCTTGAACGGCACGTTGTGCATCTCCACCAGGAACGGCACCGTGCGGTGCAGGGTGGAGCCGATCTCCATGGGGGCAATCACCGACAGGTCACCGCTGCGGGCAAAGTCCTGGCCCAGGGCATGGCGGCGCTGCCGGTCCAGGGTGCGCAGCACGGGCTCCAGGTGCTCGCGGATCCAGTCGCCCATGGCGTCCCGGCGGGCAGGTTCCGGCAGGGCGTTGAACTCGCGGGTACCGTCAAAGCGCAGCACCGGGGCATCGGCCATGCAGGCCTCCACCTGTACCCGTGTCAGGTAGCTGCCGCCACCCAGGGCCGGAATGCAGAACAGCTCCTCGTCTTCGTTGGGCTTGTAGCGGTTGATCAGTTGCTGGCGCCACTGCACCTCCGCCTCGCGGGTCCAGGTCTGACCGGTGACCTGGCAGATGCGCCGGTACAGGCCATCGGCCAGGGCGTTGTCCAGGTCCACACGGTGCAGGCTGTAGTCGTAACGCCCGGCGCGGATGTCGTTGATCAGCGTATTGAACGGGTTGTCCTCGCCGTTGTGGGTGCTGATGATGCGGATCTGGCCGCCCCAGATGGTCATGGCCATGGCGGCCTTCAGCAGCTCCTCGATGTCGTCGACGAAGGCGGCCTCATCAATCACCAGGCGCTCACCGGGCCGGCCCTTGGAGCGCAGGTTGCGCGGGTTGCTGGTGAACGCCTGGATCTGATGGCCGGAATCAAACTTGATAGTGTAGGTGAGGATCTGTTTGTCATCCGCTTCGATCACGGACTCCTCGATCTGGCTGGCAGCAGCCTGGTATGCCTTGGCCCAGCCGGCGCAGTCCTGGATAAACCCCTGGGTCATCTCCTTGTTGTAGGAGATGTAATAGACGTTGGCGCCCTCGTCGCTGGCCGCGTACAGAACATCGTCAGCCGCCTCGGCGTAGGACAGGCCGATCCGGCGGCTTTTCTCAATCACCTTTACAGCGCTGTTATCCGCCACCCACTTCTGCTGGTAACCCAGCAGGATGGCAGCGGTGCTGACCGGCTGGCTCGCGTCGGCCACAGCCTGGGCGAGGGGCTTCTGGTTCATGCCATGCCCTCAAGAATGGCCGCACGCAGGGCGGCCACGCCCTCTTTGGACAGGCCCTGGGCCCGGGCGGCGCTCTCGGCGCTCGCAGCCGCTTCTTCCGCCGCGCGTTCACGTTCCTGTTTGCGGATCTCCGCCTCGCGCTTGACGTTCTCGGAGCTGGCCCGCTCCAGCCGGGTAACGGACAGGGACAGTTCCTTGACCATCTCAATCACCGCCGGCATGGACTCTTCAGTCAGCTCGCCCTCCTGGAGCTTCAGCGCCAGGTCAAAGGCCATGGAGCGGAGCATCTCGTTCACCAGGTTGCCGAGCTGGCCCTGAGGCTGTGCACCCAGCTTGGCAATCCACATCTCCGCCACTTCGCGGCTCTGGCGCAGTTTCTCACCCACCTGGTTCATGCGCACGGCGTAGCGGTTGACGGCGCTCTTGCTCAGGCGCTCTTCGTGCCCTTCCGCCTCCAGGATGTCGTTGATTCGCGCCGTGGCCTGCAACTGGGTAACGCGGGGGTCGCGCAGCAGCGCTTGCAGCTGCTCGCGCACGTCGTCCGGCAGGCGCTCAACACTGCCCGGTCTCACTCGGCCCATGGTTCAGCCCTCCAGGCGCGGCCGCGCCACGCCGGGCACGCGGGCACGGCCCAGGGCCACGTCCTCGCCCCGGGCGGTCAGGCGCGCCACTTGAATGTCTCCGGCCTGTGTCAGCGTCACCAGTCCCTGTTCCTGAAGCCAGGCCAGCTCCGTGCGCAGCGCATCCCGGGA from Marinobacter subterrani encodes the following:
- a CDS encoding PBECR2 nuclease fold domain-containing protein, yielding MAVRYGNLPFREQIEYLREKVAVPTRAWTDIYGRENDHAFMVAGANRMAIVEDFQRSVLKAIENGTTLQDFRKDFDQIVERHGWSYNGSRGWRTRVIYETNLMQSYNAGREAQMADPELRRLRPFGLYRHGGSENPRPEHLANDGKVVPLDDPWWGVWSPKNGWGCTCKKYMISRAEAERRGYTVLDQGPEIEWEEKVVGANGPSPRTVRVPKGIDPGFEHRPGADRVRSVTPPQLDGPLRGTRGPFPPRPATDPMPGPRRFGVDLPDQAESDTAAVDRFLGVFGARRGGEPVRFDDAVGEPLPISEALFQAADDAWQLPAGTDRRYLGVLAEALRDPDEIWVAAELPGDDQRAVLRRRYLARFALPGDEGVAVAIFEWGRDGWAGTTATGEDNAELQRLRQGVRLYRRGEDD
- a CDS encoding DUF935 domain-containing protein, whose protein sequence is MVNGLKRLAGRLFGDDGEGKEDLGKALEEQQTQEARVGILRREFAEHPTKGLTPARLYEILEAAEHGDPKAQHELFEDMEEKDPQIGADLGKRRQLAAELEWQIVPPDGASSAERKAAEHAAEVFSSLEVEDLILDMGSAIGHGFSNLELSWGRDGSLRYIEQPQLRPQSWFRLHPDDQNQLTLRDMSLTGAPLWPLGWVQHRHKAKPGYIARSGLHRMLVWPYLFQNYALGDLAQLLEIYGMPARVGKYPRNASDKEKATLLRAVVTLGQNAAGIIPEGMAIDFLEAAQGRADVYVAMMNWCERAKAKAILGGTLTSGTGEGTNTNALGNVHERGQASLIRSDVRQYAGTIRRDILWPMACLNYGIEKVNRAPRFYLDMGETEDYKTLSESLPVFVDMGARIPTWWLHERTGIPRAADDDEVLQPKQKPEAPGLSVLRQALTAQPDTPQPIAALRQDEPNLDGEEQAAQLETLAKAAAEAETAQVEAIRQAVEQAESLEDLRDRLVELSASLPIGNLAEVMGDALAAAQLAGRADLLDEVR
- a CDS encoding phage virion morphogenesis protein; the encoded protein is MAGVNLQWRIETERLERALQALADRGGNARPAFEAIGEDLLLSHRDRFDAQESPEGEPWEPLSEAYRKRKKRRKDEILVLNTYLRDTQRYRADADQLEYGSDRVYAATHQFGDDERGIPARPWLGLSPDDERAAVQTLLDFMGHPLGLN
- a CDS encoding VpaChn25_0724 family phage protein, which produces MNYRQYTAADQRLVILQALEEDPGYSHNEAVLRGVLGSVGHELSRDALRTELAWLQEQGLVTLTQAGDIQVARLTARGEDVALGRARVPGVARPRLEG
- a CDS encoding terminase large subunit domain-containing protein; the encoded protein is MNQKPLAQAVADASQPVSTAAILLGYQQKWVADNSAVKVIEKSRRIGLSYAEAADDVLYAASDEGANVYYISYNKEMTQGFIQDCAGWAKAYQAAASQIEESVIEADDKQILTYTIKFDSGHQIQAFTSNPRNLRSKGRPGERLVIDEAAFVDDIEELLKAAMAMTIWGGQIRIISTHNGEDNPFNTLINDIRAGRYDYSLHRVDLDNALADGLYRRICQVTGQTWTREAEVQWRQQLINRYKPNEDEELFCIPALGGGSYLTRVQVEACMADAPVLRFDGTREFNALPEPARRDAMGDWIREHLEPVLRTLDRQRRHALGQDFARSGDLSVIAPMEIGSTLHRTVPFLVEMHNVPFKQQEQVLFAVGNGLPRLCGVAIDSRGNGSYLGEAARDEWGSLVDQVMATENWYRERMPKHKARFEDGGITIPKSDELLEDYRAFTLVRGVARLPEGKTNKAGTRHGDAAMAIVLADSASDMDGVEIEFTPAPRPGSHNDDDGDNLNLSGFGIGGGAW
- a CDS encoding DUF3486 family protein, with translation MGRVRPGSVERLPDDVREQLQALLRDPRVTQLQATARINDILEAEGHEERLSKSAVNRYAVRMNQVGEKLRQSREVAEMWIAKLGAQPQGQLGNLVNEMLRSMAFDLALKLQEGELTEESMPAVIEMVKELSLSVTRLERASSENVKREAEIRKQERERAAEEAAASAESAARAQGLSKEGVAALRAAILEGMA